The Vibrio gallaecicus genome contains a region encoding:
- a CDS encoding toxin-antitoxin system YwqK family antitoxin, whose amino-acid sequence MKNIFLVFLCLIVSFNCFSEVKTEHYDSGALMREINHKNGKQEGITKLYYESGALKVEANFKNGKQEGITKMYNESGALKDEYNYKDGKLEGITKIYYESGALYSEINYKNGKQEGITKMYNESGALYSEMYYKNDQLEGTTKKYYESGAIKSEINYKNGTLHGAFKVYSPDGILTSRSNFIDGKGVIGGQ is encoded by the coding sequence ATGAAAAATATTTTTTTGGTGTTCTTGTGCTTAATAGTGTCTTTTAACTGTTTTTCTGAGGTAAAAACAGAGCATTACGACAGTGGTGCTCTTATGAGAGAAATTAACCACAAGAACGGTAAGCAAGAAGGCATTACTAAGCTGTACTACGAGAGTGGTGCTCTTAAGGTTGAAGCTAATTTCAAGAACGGCAAGCAAGAAGGCATTACTAAGATGTACAACGAGAGTGGTGCTCTTAAGGATGAATATAACTACAAGGACGGCAAGCTAGAAGGCATTACTAAGATTTACTACGAGAGTGGGGCTCTTTATAGTGAGATTAACTATAAGAACGGCAAGCAAGAAGGCATTACTAAGATGTACAACGAGAGTGGTGCTCTTTATAGTGAGATGTACTACAAGAACGACCAGCTAGAAGGCACTACTAAGAAGTATTACGAGAGTGGGGCTATTAAGAGTGAGATTAACTACAAGAACGGCACACTTCACGGAGCTTTTAAGGTGTATTCACCTGATGGGATATTAACCAGCCGATCAAATTTTATAGATGGCAAAGGGGTTATAGGTGGGCAGTAA
- a CDS encoding DEAD/DEAH box helicase, producing MLRAWQAECASQAIEKLTSNKHSHFFCQATPGAGKTVMAAEVASRLFKQGMIDLVLCFSPSLTVAEGMQKTFSWKLECSFNGGLGSLGGSYTYQSIRFLDESFWNTVSKYRVLVVFDEIHHCSFDDEGRSNSWGLEIVSKIQGFARYTLALSGTPWRSDRLPIVMAEYSDPDGKVVCDYQYGLQQAVEDEVCRRPKIVLIDNEHLSVKAGSDNQHFASILDCLKQSDVSYQSVIHNEDAMNYILNSGCQKLAQIRQESPRAGGLVVASSIKHAKDIQKRLAEHFNQSACIVTYHHDNPLNEIESFRHSNVQWIVSVGMISEGTDIPRLQVCCHMSSVKTELYFRQVLGRILRINDSPNQEAWLYTFAEESLIGFAERIEQDIPEDCILVKHDTNFAVYEKPASKSECQRSERNGLIPIDVENEIVWENRRGSTVELPSLLNEDLYFGNFRQRILSAFLN from the coding sequence ATGTTAAGAGCATGGCAAGCCGAGTGCGCATCTCAAGCTATCGAGAAACTCACTTCAAACAAGCATTCACACTTCTTCTGCCAAGCGACCCCTGGAGCTGGTAAAACCGTTATGGCCGCCGAGGTCGCGAGTCGGTTATTTAAACAAGGCATGATTGACTTAGTGCTGTGCTTCTCGCCCTCTCTGACTGTTGCTGAAGGGATGCAAAAGACCTTTTCATGGAAGCTCGAATGTTCCTTTAATGGAGGTTTGGGTTCTCTTGGAGGATCTTACACCTACCAATCAATCCGTTTTTTGGATGAAAGCTTTTGGAACACCGTCAGTAAATATCGAGTTTTAGTCGTATTTGATGAGATCCACCATTGTTCGTTTGATGATGAGGGGCGGTCAAACTCATGGGGGCTAGAAATTGTCTCTAAGATCCAAGGCTTTGCTCGTTATACTCTGGCGCTGTCGGGCACCCCTTGGCGTTCTGATCGACTACCGATTGTCATGGCTGAGTATTCAGACCCTGATGGTAAGGTTGTTTGCGATTACCAATACGGCTTGCAACAGGCTGTTGAAGACGAAGTATGCCGCCGCCCTAAAATCGTTTTAATAGATAATGAACATTTGAGCGTTAAGGCTGGCAGTGACAATCAACACTTCGCTTCAATTCTTGATTGCCTTAAACAATCCGATGTCTCTTATCAAAGTGTAATTCATAACGAAGACGCTATGAATTACATATTGAATAGTGGTTGCCAAAAGCTAGCGCAGATAAGGCAAGAGTCCCCAAGAGCTGGAGGCTTAGTGGTCGCATCTTCTATCAAGCACGCTAAAGACATTCAAAAGCGACTTGCTGAACACTTTAATCAATCAGCGTGCATAGTGACTTATCACCATGATAATCCGTTAAATGAAATTGAGTCGTTTCGTCATTCGAATGTTCAGTGGATAGTCAGTGTTGGGATGATAAGTGAAGGAACGGATATTCCAAGGCTGCAGGTTTGCTGCCATATGAGTTCGGTAAAAACGGAACTGTACTTCAGGCAAGTACTTGGGCGAATTTTAAGAATCAATGATTCACCCAACCAAGAAGCGTGGTTGTATACCTTTGCCGAAGAAAGTTTGATTGGATTTGCTGAAAGAATTGAGCAGGATATTCCAGAAGATTGCATATTGGTTAAGCATGATACCAATTTCGCAGTTTACGAGAAACCCGCTTCAAAGTCAGAGTGCCAGCGGAGTGAGCGGAACGGGTTGATCCCTATCGATGTAGAGAATGAGATCGTTTGGGAAAATAGAAGGGGCTCTACTGTAGAGCTACCTTCTTTACTGAATGAAGATCTTTACTTTGGAAACTTTAGACAAAGGATTTTATCGGCATTTTTGAACTGA
- a CDS encoding helix-turn-helix domain-containing protein has translation MQKDNPIPARLKAARKKAKITQKDLGVKIGMEQSSASGRMNHYEKGRHVPDIGTLERMAEELDVPLNYFFCRSELSAELACAIDKMSDEEKVALLEKLASQ, from the coding sequence GTGCAAAAAGACAACCCCATCCCAGCGAGGCTCAAAGCTGCGCGTAAAAAAGCCAAGATCACCCAAAAAGATTTAGGGGTGAAAATTGGTATGGAGCAGAGTTCTGCTAGCGGTCGTATGAATCATTACGAGAAAGGCAGGCATGTACCTGATATTGGTACGCTTGAGCGCATGGCTGAAGAGTTAGACGTGCCGCTAAACTACTTTTTCTGTAGGAGCGAATTAAGCGCTGAGTTAGCGTGCGCCATTGATAAGATGAGTGATGAAGAGAAGGTGGCGTTGCTGGAAAAACTAGCGTCTCAATGA
- a CDS encoding TniB family NTP-binding protein, with protein MQCEQLKAYDNCFIEYPEITEIYSIFDQLRFNQLLGGEPESFLLTGESGSGKTALINNYLSRFNTGTSWSKQTVLSTRIPSRVNEQNTLTQFLVDLDSKSGGRSVRKRNEIALAEGVVTQLKRKSVELIIVNEIQELVEFSTADERQTIANTFKYISEEAGVSFVLVGMPYADVIAKEPQWNSRLSWRREINYFKLLQVESDAKNTNTQYSIDAKQKKHFARFVAGLASRMGYEQTPILTKNEILYPLFSMCRGECRRLKHFLKDAMIMSFKENKSTLNKEVLSRTFILKFPYLENPFECSLEQVMLEQIDKGSAYNTRAITAEDRILAPRFTDALPLSTLLSTSSLKV; from the coding sequence ATGCAGTGTGAACAGTTGAAAGCCTACGATAATTGTTTTATTGAGTACCCCGAAATTACGGAGATCTATTCGATATTTGACCAACTTCGCTTTAATCAATTACTAGGCGGTGAACCTGAGTCATTCCTATTAACAGGCGAATCGGGAAGTGGAAAAACCGCTTTGATCAATAACTACCTTTCACGCTTCAATACAGGAACGAGTTGGTCCAAGCAAACAGTCCTAAGTACCCGAATTCCTAGTCGAGTAAATGAACAAAATACTTTGACTCAATTTCTCGTTGATCTGGACTCAAAATCAGGAGGACGTTCAGTACGAAAGAGGAATGAAATTGCACTTGCTGAAGGAGTGGTAACTCAGTTAAAACGTAAATCTGTCGAGCTCATTATTGTTAATGAGATTCAAGAGCTTGTGGAGTTTTCGACTGCGGATGAAAGACAAACCATCGCTAATACATTTAAATATATCAGTGAGGAAGCCGGTGTATCCTTTGTATTGGTTGGAATGCCTTATGCTGATGTTATCGCGAAGGAGCCGCAGTGGAACTCTCGATTGAGTTGGCGCAGAGAAATCAATTATTTTAAATTGCTTCAGGTTGAAAGTGACGCGAAAAATACCAACACTCAATACAGTATTGATGCTAAACAAAAGAAACACTTTGCTAGATTTGTGGCTGGACTAGCCTCTAGAATGGGCTACGAGCAAACACCAATACTGACTAAGAATGAAATTCTATATCCCTTATTTTCAATGTGTCGTGGAGAGTGTCGAAGGCTCAAGCACTTTTTGAAAGATGCCATGATAATGAGCTTTAAAGAGAACAAAAGTACGTTGAACAAAGAAGTACTATCTAGGACATTCATACTGAAATTCCCCTATTTGGAGAACCCATTTGAATGTTCATTAGAACAGGTGATGTTAGAGCAAATAGATAAAGGTTCAGCGTACAATACGAGAGCGATTACAGCAGAGGATAGGATTCTCGCCCCCCGATTTACAGATGCATTACCGCTGAGTACGTTGTTAAGTACAAGTAGCCTAAAAGTATAA
- a CDS encoding Mu transposase C-terminal domain-containing protein — translation MTSDFDDVFGFIDEMEASANEAELVTQIPSDLFEEDKSYLPSIDTYTVKTQQEVLRRLKVIQFTEKRLKGGWTEKNLVPILNQVEQELGLSPPSWRVLAGWKKMYFESGRAVLSLIPKHAQKGNRTVHTDSQSLIDEAIEKKYLTKERLSVAEAYRYYKSRVIKANQEIVEGKIKRISQRAFYDRVNSLPPYDVAVGRYGKRYADREFRSVGQQIEATKPMEYVEIDHTPVPVILIDDELDIPLGRPYLTMLYDRFSKCIVGFSVNFREPSFDSVRKALLSTLLDKRWVSEKYPSITNDWPCHGKIDYLVVDNGAEFWSDSLEDSLRPLVSDIRYSQAAKPWRKTGIEKLFDQLNKGLVNALPGKTFTNPTQLKDYDPKKESAVRVSVFMELIHKWVIDRYHMDSDSRERNVPYHKWNESKWLPNFYQGQAAAELRIELGLLRHRTIGIAGIRLHNLRYQSDELIEYRKYNSVNSQRKLFVRTKTDPSDISAIYVFLESEKKYIKVPAVDNSGYTNGLSLFEHERIQRVRRLNTRSLVNEESLADTYLYMEALIEGEAERMRSSKNKKLTQPKTGNTSKIAKYRDVGTEGPSSIVRKNESSNSALNVVSTQLSLDDDDLEEIEGY, via the coding sequence ATGACGTCAGATTTTGATGACGTTTTTGGTTTCATTGATGAAATGGAAGCTTCTGCCAACGAAGCGGAATTAGTAACCCAAATACCGAGTGATTTATTTGAAGAAGATAAATCGTATCTCCCTTCCATTGATACCTATACTGTAAAAACTCAGCAAGAAGTATTACGACGTCTTAAAGTCATTCAATTTACTGAAAAACGTCTAAAAGGTGGGTGGACAGAAAAAAATCTTGTACCGATTTTAAATCAGGTTGAACAAGAGCTAGGGCTATCTCCACCGAGTTGGCGAGTTCTTGCCGGCTGGAAGAAAATGTATTTTGAATCAGGGAGAGCCGTTCTTTCGCTCATTCCTAAACACGCCCAAAAAGGAAATAGAACCGTTCATACAGATTCACAGTCGCTCATTGATGAAGCGATTGAAAAAAAATACCTGACTAAAGAGCGTTTAAGCGTTGCAGAGGCTTACCGCTATTACAAAAGCCGAGTAATTAAAGCCAATCAAGAAATAGTCGAAGGCAAAATCAAGCGAATTAGCCAAAGAGCATTTTATGACAGAGTGAATAGTTTACCACCCTATGATGTTGCAGTGGGAAGGTATGGAAAGCGATATGCAGATAGAGAGTTTCGTTCTGTAGGCCAGCAAATAGAGGCGACGAAACCGATGGAGTACGTTGAAATTGACCACACTCCAGTCCCTGTCATACTGATTGATGATGAATTGGATATTCCATTAGGTCGCCCATATCTAACCATGCTCTATGACAGGTTTAGTAAGTGTATCGTCGGCTTTAGCGTTAACTTTAGAGAGCCTAGTTTTGATTCCGTCAGAAAAGCACTATTGAGTACTTTGCTAGACAAGCGCTGGGTAAGCGAAAAATATCCCTCAATAACAAATGATTGGCCATGTCATGGAAAAATAGACTATCTGGTCGTTGATAATGGTGCCGAGTTTTGGAGTGATAGCCTAGAGGACTCTTTGAGACCTTTGGTGTCGGATATTCGATACAGCCAAGCTGCCAAACCGTGGAGAAAGACCGGTATAGAAAAGTTATTTGATCAACTAAACAAGGGGTTGGTTAACGCTCTGCCTGGAAAAACATTCACAAACCCCACTCAGCTTAAAGATTACGATCCTAAAAAAGAGTCTGCCGTTAGAGTTTCTGTATTTATGGAGTTAATACATAAATGGGTTATCGACCGCTATCACATGGACTCTGATAGTCGAGAAAGGAATGTTCCTTATCATAAGTGGAATGAATCGAAATGGCTTCCAAATTTCTACCAAGGACAAGCTGCGGCCGAGTTACGTATTGAGTTGGGGTTGTTAAGGCACCGGACGATAGGGATCGCTGGGATAAGGTTGCACAATTTGCGCTATCAATCGGATGAGCTCATAGAGTATCGAAAATACAATTCGGTTAATTCACAAAGGAAACTCTTCGTCAGGACAAAAACCGATCCGTCGGACATAAGCGCTATCTACGTTTTTCTTGAATCAGAAAAGAAATACATAAAAGTCCCAGCGGTTGATAACAGTGGGTATACCAATGGACTTTCGTTGTTCGAACATGAGCGAATTCAAAGAGTGCGCAGGTTGAATACCCGAAGCCTCGTCAATGAAGAGTCTTTAGCCGATACCTATCTCTATATGGAAGCTCTTATTGAAGGGGAAGCAGAGAGAATGCGTAGTTCTAAAAACAAAAAGCTCACCCAACCTAAAACAGGGAACACTTCTAAGATTGCAAAATACAGAGATGTTGGCACGGAAGGACCTAGCTCAATCGTTAGAAAAAATGAAAGCAGTAATTCAGCATTAAACGTTGTTAGTACTCAACTATCATTGGACGATGATGATCTTGAAGAGATAGAGGGCTACTAA
- a CDS encoding TnsA endonuclease N-terminal domain-containing protein codes for MFDQTKKSSHVHNICKFMSLKNDAVVRTLSVLEFDFCFHLEYNPDVKGYISQPHGFYYYFNGRKCRYTPDFLADNHNDQSTLIEIKHSSQILKPDFRLRFAEKQRVALEEQGKRLVLVTEKQIRIDPIFSNLKLLHRYSGLHTITKAQKSVLGFIQRRQKVQLREISDHLGLSEHETLISTLCWLSSGRVKTDIRSSDFGLNSYVWC; via the coding sequence ATGTTCGACCAAACCAAAAAATCCTCTCACGTTCACAACATCTGCAAGTTCATGAGCTTGAAAAATGATGCTGTTGTTCGCACTCTCTCTGTTTTAGAGTTCGATTTTTGTTTCCATCTCGAATATAACCCTGATGTTAAAGGGTACATATCTCAACCACACGGTTTTTATTACTACTTTAATGGTCGCAAGTGTCGTTATACGCCAGATTTTTTAGCCGATAATCATAACGACCAATCTACTCTTATTGAGATTAAGCACTCAAGCCAGATTTTAAAACCAGACTTCAGGCTCCGATTTGCTGAAAAACAGCGAGTAGCACTAGAAGAACAAGGAAAACGCCTTGTTTTAGTGACAGAGAAACAAATTCGTATTGACCCAATATTTAGTAACTTAAAGCTGTTACATCGTTACTCTGGTTTGCATACCATCACTAAAGCGCAAAAGTCTGTTCTCGGATTTATACAACGTAGACAGAAAGTACAATTACGCGAAATCTCCGACCACTTAGGACTGTCTGAGCATGAAACTCTGATATCAACACTCTGTTGGCTATCGTCAGGGAGAGTTAAGACTGATATTAGAAGCTCTGATTTTGGTTTGAATAGCTACGTTTGGTGTTAG
- a CDS encoding GGDEF domain-containing protein produces MQYFYRLICLLLSVMMTTSITQAGQQHDSYIVATEADDIVTRVLFDAISEEFQIPIYYKDFSSFDAILDSVAKGTSDFAANVTHTEQRSLVFEFSRPTNIEYTFLFSDTGKDLDEVSIIGVPKDTIYGSLVLSHFPNMEIIEYQGHDAAKALLKNSQVEGVVDAINQLKPMLMAGFNSQLLNNQLTIKPVSIIAKKGKHITDLTRFTDFIYSEGVQRLLRETVNQYQYDLRRNALRERVVTSDIDTTQPLKVKLENIYPYAQFDLPGQPYGISAEVLFEACDILTLKCQVVNESNETWQSMYQDFLNQEIDIIAPLVISQQRRKVANFTSAHYSPQSILVKRIGYKDRVYQNISELISERIGVVKDDFFDELLSLLLPNKSLHYYDSNAELIDALLNEEVDYVAHSLAGLSHVFREQGLLPITPAQSIGNIYQSQIAIGLVKNEKGALLTPLFDKALAMIDTDRINQKYDQLPDWRETLEAEQQLSRRSQGLFVIVLGFMLVTTLLLKKQAYTDSLTKLRNRRSLQSKYRRKVKPWHTVVSLDINHFKQVNDTYGHEVGDLVLQQYANVINTHWRGYSYRVGGDEFVLIGEAKSSDLDTIVEQLSEFMFVSEIHNLYLSITVSVGVSANRKRDKHLSEILSKTDSAMYQSKRDIGRKCTFVDGNGNCDKVYNRSCEKNAQKSA; encoded by the coding sequence GTGCAATATTTTTACAGGCTTATCTGCCTACTGCTTAGTGTAATGATGACTACCTCCATTACACAAGCAGGGCAGCAACATGACTCTTATATCGTCGCGACAGAAGCGGATGACATAGTAACGAGAGTACTTTTTGATGCCATTTCTGAAGAATTTCAAATTCCCATCTATTATAAAGACTTTTCCAGTTTTGACGCTATCCTTGACTCTGTAGCGAAAGGTACCAGTGATTTTGCTGCTAATGTCACTCACACTGAACAACGCTCACTAGTCTTTGAGTTTTCTCGTCCAACCAACATTGAATACACTTTTCTATTTAGTGATACAGGCAAAGATTTAGATGAGGTAAGTATCATCGGTGTCCCTAAAGACACAATCTATGGAAGTCTCGTTTTATCTCATTTTCCTAATATGGAAATTATTGAGTACCAAGGGCATGACGCTGCTAAAGCGTTACTCAAAAATAGCCAGGTAGAGGGAGTTGTTGATGCAATTAATCAGCTTAAACCTATGCTTATGGCGGGTTTTAATTCACAACTTTTAAATAACCAACTAACAATCAAACCTGTCTCTATTATTGCAAAGAAAGGTAAACATATTACAGATCTTACTCGATTTACCGATTTCATCTATTCTGAAGGTGTACAACGTTTACTAAGAGAAACGGTTAATCAGTATCAGTATGATCTTAGAAGAAATGCGCTAAGAGAAAGGGTCGTGACGAGCGATATTGATACGACACAGCCGCTTAAAGTGAAGCTGGAAAATATTTACCCCTATGCGCAATTTGATTTACCGGGTCAGCCCTATGGTATTAGCGCTGAAGTGTTATTTGAAGCATGCGATATCCTCACTTTGAAATGCCAAGTTGTAAATGAATCAAATGAAACATGGCAAAGTATGTATCAAGATTTTCTGAATCAAGAAATTGATATTATTGCGCCGTTGGTCATTTCACAGCAAAGAAGAAAAGTTGCCAATTTCACTTCTGCGCATTATTCCCCGCAGTCCATTCTAGTAAAAAGAATTGGTTACAAAGACAGGGTTTATCAGAATATATCTGAGCTTATTTCTGAAAGGATTGGTGTTGTAAAAGACGACTTTTTTGATGAACTATTAAGCTTGTTGCTCCCTAATAAATCTCTTCATTACTATGATAGTAATGCAGAATTGATAGATGCTTTACTTAATGAAGAAGTGGATTATGTAGCACACAGTTTGGCAGGCTTAAGTCATGTGTTTCGTGAGCAAGGCTTATTACCCATTACTCCAGCGCAATCAATCGGCAATATATATCAATCTCAAATAGCGATTGGTTTAGTCAAGAATGAAAAAGGTGCCTTGCTGACCCCTTTATTCGATAAAGCATTAGCAATGATAGACACCGATCGAATTAATCAAAAATACGATCAACTGCCAGATTGGCGAGAAACGTTGGAAGCCGAGCAACAGCTGTCCCGACGATCTCAAGGTCTGTTTGTCATAGTATTAGGGTTTATGCTTGTTACAACTCTCTTGCTCAAGAAGCAAGCTTATACAGACTCACTGACTAAATTACGTAATAGGCGTAGCTTACAGAGCAAGTATCGTAGAAAAGTGAAACCTTGGCATACTGTCGTTTCACTCGATATTAACCATTTTAAACAAGTTAATGATACCTATGGGCATGAGGTTGGGGATTTAGTTCTTCAACAATACGCCAACGTAATAAATACGCATTGGAGAGGGTATAGCTACCGTGTTGGTGGTGATGAATTTGTTTTAATCGGGGAAGCTAAGAGTAGTGACTTAGATACAATTGTTGAGCAACTAAGTGAATTCATGTTTGTGAGTGAAATACATAACTTGTATCTCTCAATTACCGTTTCAGTTGGCGTATCAGCTAATCGTAAACGAGATAAGCACTTATCAGAGATCTTGTCTAAAACCGACTCGGCAATGTATCAATCTAAAAGAGATATTGGGAGGAAATGCACTTTTGTTGATGGCAATGGTAACTGTGACAAAGTGTATAATCGATCTTGTGAGAAAAACGCTCAAAAAAGTGCTTAG
- a CDS encoding VP0952 family biofilm-associated protein has product MVFTTFQFLITTLLAVVCARAISLSDGDIPVLAMVIPALWILPQGGIAGLALLASMTAYGLTLPLQPITLSVSVWVLFPLLMVVFSKRSSLSVVIISGLIVATLQVGIMVTQSAGKLEGTPWVTIVQTLAIMVIWWAANHLKPISKHSWWSLGLILPLWIADLPYAALIALSVTGIMASMEALTKLKTFRWNKLLCWTLPTVGFAALVVTPSIEVPNPVFVVWLCLLGTAWMTDYILRAEDEQNT; this is encoded by the coding sequence ATGGTATTTACCACATTTCAATTCCTAATCACTACATTATTAGCAGTAGTGTGTGCCAGAGCAATCAGTTTAAGTGATGGAGACATTCCAGTGCTTGCTATGGTTATTCCTGCGCTTTGGATACTGCCACAAGGCGGTATCGCTGGTTTAGCGCTATTGGCTTCTATGACTGCTTATGGGCTCACGCTTCCGCTGCAACCTATCACACTCTCAGTCAGTGTATGGGTGTTGTTTCCATTGCTAATGGTGGTGTTTTCAAAAAGAAGCAGCCTGTCGGTCGTTATAATATCAGGGCTTATCGTTGCGACATTACAGGTGGGGATTATGGTGACCCAATCGGCAGGAAAGCTTGAAGGCACACCATGGGTGACGATAGTACAAACTCTCGCTATCATGGTTATTTGGTGGGCAGCTAATCATTTGAAACCTATTAGTAAACACAGCTGGTGGTCATTAGGTTTGATACTTCCTTTATGGATAGCTGATTTACCCTATGCGGCATTGATAGCATTAAGTGTCACCGGAATTATGGCCTCAATGGAAGCACTTACAAAATTAAAAACCTTCAGATGGAATAAACTGTTATGTTGGACATTACCTACAGTGGGTTTTGCTGCATTAGTCGTTACCCCAAGTATTGAAGTACCCAATCCCGTTTTCGTTGTTTGGTTGTGCCTGCTTGGCACGGCGTGGATGACAGATTACATTTTAAGAGCTGAAGACGAACAGAATACATAA
- a CDS encoding MGMT family protein has protein sequence MDQFLSQIFAVIHQIPQGKVTTYGDVARFAGFPGYARHVGKALGNLPKGSKLPWFRVINSKGELSLVGESFERQKSALEREGIEVSEKGKVKLRIYKWQP, from the coding sequence ATGGACCAATTTCTATCTCAAATCTTTGCTGTAATTCACCAAATTCCACAAGGAAAAGTAACAACTTATGGAGATGTCGCACGTTTTGCAGGTTTTCCTGGCTACGCTCGGCATGTAGGTAAAGCATTGGGTAACCTTCCAAAAGGCAGTAAGCTTCCTTGGTTTAGAGTGATTAATAGTAAAGGTGAATTGTCACTGGTCGGTGAAAGTTTCGAACGCCAGAAATCGGCACTAGAAAGAGAAGGTATTGAAGTCAGTGAAAAAGGTAAAGTCAAACTCCGAATATACAAATGGCAGCCATAA
- a CDS encoding YbaY family lipoprotein, translating to MKKALLIVISLVTLGLLSGCQSAPKPELEGSSIKTVSGTVTYRERIALPEDALVTVTLEDISLADAPSIVIAKHRFMTNGEQVPFKFDLGFDSKKIKENHRYSVRATIEVNNRLRFTTDTVAPVITDTYKTDYVDLRLVGVR from the coding sequence ATGAAAAAGGCACTGCTTATTGTGATTTCGCTAGTTACATTGGGGTTACTATCAGGTTGCCAGTCTGCACCCAAACCAGAATTGGAAGGCAGTAGCATTAAAACGGTTTCAGGTACGGTGACTTATAGAGAACGAATTGCATTACCTGAAGATGCATTAGTGACGGTGACCCTTGAAGATATCTCCTTAGCTGACGCACCTTCAATTGTTATAGCAAAACATCGTTTTATGACAAACGGGGAGCAGGTACCATTTAAATTTGATCTGGGCTTTGATAGCAAAAAGATTAAAGAAAATCACCGCTACAGCGTAAGAGCAACGATAGAAGTGAATAACCGCTTACGTTTCACTACAGATACCGTTGCCCCTGTCATTACCGACACATATAAAACGGACTATGTTGACTTGCGTTTAGTTGGAGTGAGATAA
- the tesB gene encoding acyl-CoA thioesterase II: MSQPLKELLNLLQLEKLEEGLFRGQSENLGLPQVYGGQVLGQALSAARYTVEEDRSVHSFHSYFLFPGDPEKPIIYDVENLRDGRSFSTRRVKAIQNGRPIFYLTASYHGDAPGFEHQNTMPEIPGPENFASETELASHIAEFLPEKLRKTFCGEKPIEMRPVTVVNPLKPKKTEPKQYLWVRANGEMPDNQLIHQYLMAYASDWGFLVTALHPHEVSLMTPNFQVATIDHSIWFHRPFKMDEWLLYVIESPTASNTRGLVRGEIFNQKGELVATAVQEGVMRFTNK; encoded by the coding sequence ATGAGTCAACCATTAAAAGAATTATTAAACTTACTCCAGCTAGAAAAACTGGAAGAAGGGCTCTTCCGTGGTCAAAGTGAGAATCTCGGATTACCTCAAGTGTATGGTGGTCAAGTATTAGGACAAGCCCTATCTGCAGCTCGATATACTGTAGAAGAAGATAGAAGTGTGCATTCATTTCATAGCTACTTTCTCTTCCCTGGGGATCCTGAAAAGCCAATTATTTATGATGTAGAAAACCTGAGAGACGGCAGAAGCTTTAGTACTCGACGTGTGAAAGCGATTCAAAATGGCCGACCTATTTTCTATTTAACCGCGTCTTATCACGGTGATGCTCCTGGTTTTGAACACCAAAACACCATGCCGGAGATTCCAGGCCCTGAAAACTTTGCTTCAGAAACAGAGTTAGCCAGCCATATTGCTGAGTTTTTACCAGAGAAATTGCGAAAGACTTTTTGCGGTGAAAAACCCATTGAAATGCGCCCAGTCACCGTCGTTAACCCATTAAAGCCGAAAAAGACTGAGCCAAAACAATATTTATGGGTTCGTGCAAATGGTGAGATGCCAGATAACCAACTTATCCATCAGTACCTTATGGCTTACGCTTCGGATTGGGGATTTTTAGTAACCGCATTACACCCCCATGAAGTATCTTTAATGACGCCCAACTTCCAAGTTGCAACCATTGATCACTCTATATGGTTCCATCGCCCATTTAAGATGGATGAATGGCTTCTTTACGTCATCGAAAGCCCAACAGCAAGTAACACTCGCGGGCTTGTACGCGGCGAAATATTCAACCAAAAAGGTGAGTTGGTCGCAACAGCCGTTCAAGAAGGCGTAATGCGTTTCACAAATAAATAA